The genomic DNA GACCTTCGTACGGATCGGTCCGGCGTACGTGGAGGTCTGCAGTTCACCGGACGGCAGCGCGTAGGTCGTGGAGTCGGCCGTGCGCTCCGACGTCACCTCGATCTTCCGGTCCTGAAGGCGGGCCATGAGCAGCGCCGCGTCCACCGAACCCGCCGTCGAGGCAGCCGACTTGGTGTCCGAAACGGCGGCCACGGAGGCCGTTGCATCGGTTCCGGTCGCGAAGGCGAGGTCGGTGGTCAGCGACATGAGGGCCGCTTCGGCCGCCAGCACCGTGGCGACCGCCAGAGCGGTACGTCGGGACGGGACACGAGCCCGTCCGGCCCGCCCCCCGGAGCGCGGAAAAACGCGTCTCCCCTTGAACTTCATCCCATCTCCTGTGATCACACGGCGGCGCACCACGCGCCACCGGAGCGGTGATCATAAGGTCGGAATTCGATGAAGAAATTGCAATGACGGCGTCAACGCGGACCCATGAGCGCCTCTTTGCAGCTCGCGTTTCATGCTTCACAGCCGCACATGGAAACGTTCGGGCAACGAAATGGCAAAGCCGCACAGGGAGGACGGCCGTCTTTATTTCGGAAGAAGCGGAGTGATTGGTTCCATTCCGCTTCCCCTCCGCTTCCGCGACGGCCCCATGACCCGCCCCACAGCCCGCCCCACCCCTCTGACCTGCTGGTTCGTGAATCGTGGTGCAACCGTTACGACTCAGACAGGCGCCCGCACCGCCTCGACGAGGGACGCCCCCAGCGGCAGGCCGTGACAGGCCCGCACCTCGAAGCCCGCCTCCGCCAGCAGGCGGCCGTAGTGGGCCTCGTCCCGCTCCCGGCCGCCCACGTTGCACAGCATGTGGACGTCCCAGGCGACCGCCGTCGGGGTGGGCAACAGGCGTTCCACCAGCAGGAGTTGGGTGCCGGGGTGCATGGCCTCGGCGCACCTGCGGAGGATGGCGAGGCAGCGGTCGTCGTCCCAGTCGTGGAGGACCCGGGAGAGGAGATAGACGTCTCCGCCCTCCGGTACGGACTGGGTGAAATCGCCCGCGACGAAGGAGCAGCGCTCGGGCAGATGGGCGCGGGCCTCCTCCAGGGCACCCGGGCGTTCGAAGAGCACGCCCTCCAAGTGGGCGTGGGTGCGCAGCAGTCGGGCGAGCAGCGCGCCGTTTCCGCCGCCCACGTCGACCACGCGCTTCACCGCCGAGAAGTCGATCAGTGTCGGTACCGGGGCGAACATCTCGGCGCTCGCCGCCATCGCCCGGTGGAACAGGCTTCCCAGTTCCGGGTGTTGGGCGAAATACGCGAAGTGGTGCTGCCCGTGGCGGTGGGCGAAGGCTTCCTCGCCGGTGCGTACGGCGTGGGTCAGGCCGGTGAAGGAGTCGTAGAACGGGCCGCCGTAGAGCTGTGCCAGCGGGTGGAGGGAGAACTCCGTTCCGGTGCGCAGGGGTTGGCCGGTGGCGGTGAGGTGGTAGGTGCCGTCGGCGGAGGTCAGCAGGCCCAGTGAGGTGAGGTAGCGGAGCAGGCGGCGCAGGGCGTCAGGGTGGGTGGCGGTGAGGTCGGCGAGGGTGTCGGCGTCGAGGCCCGGGTGGTCGGCGAGGTGGTCGGCGATGTTCAACTCGGCCATCGTGGCGACCGCTTGGGTGGCCCAGGCGCCGGTCATGACGCCGAGCAGCGCGGCCGTGGGGTCGGGCAGCGGGTCGTGGCGGCCGGGGAGGCGGAGTTCGAAGCGGCGGTGGGTGGCGGTGCGGTGGTAGAGGACGGTGACGTTCTCGTGGCCGTTGTAGCCGCCGCCGTCGGGGACCGCGCCGCCCCGCTCCTGGA from Streptomyces sp. NBC_01478 includes the following:
- a CDS encoding methyltransferase, producing the protein MNFPVVQARLAEPDVARIERAAAYVEAHDTDDVLAELLPGLAPAERADVARHLVFDHTAVLVFPDSLDGLREELCRLGLEPGNVTPSVVVRDRLTRRYGPALADLPVGIVHVAVGTRSVEIFALPVAPDSALEAVAADEREAEHESHHAFAVTAPGPVVPAGLRLLLQERGGAVPDGGGYNGHENVTVLYHRTATHRRFELRLPGRHDPLPDPTAALLGVMTGAWATQAVATMAELNIADHLADHPGLDADTLADLTATHPDALRRLLRYLTSLGLLTSADGTYHLTATGQPLRTGTEFSLHPLAQLYGGPFYDSFTGLTHAVRTGEEAFAHRHGQHHFAYFAQHPELGSLFHRAMAASAEMFAPVPTLIDFSAVKRVVDVGGGNGALLARLLRTHAHLEGVLFERPGALEEARAHLPERCSFVAGDFTQSVPEGGDVYLLSRVLHDWDDDRCLAILRRCAEAMHPGTQLLLVERLLPTPTAVAWDVHMLCNVGGRERDEAHYGRLLAEAGFEVRACHGLPLGASLVEAVRAPV